Proteins co-encoded in one Diaminobutyricimonas sp. LJ205 genomic window:
- the flgL gene encoding flagellar hook-associated protein FlgL, with amino-acid sequence MITRTTTSLMMQSAQRNLKSNMQELARLQEQATSQKAITRPSDDPTATADSLRIRAEQRASEQYGRNIDDGLGWLTVIDSTLATTTGLMNRVRDLTVQGANDGSMSPTAKQAIVTELTQLRDELLTQANTQYLGRTVFAGNSDTGAAFDSTPPYGYTVAGGGTVDRRIGAGSTIRVDADGVAAFASGPANPAGNTTVFALIDDIVADLNGGVNIGTRIGAVDQHMIAIREQQAIVGTRHAQILRAEEAHMENTVSLEGQRAAVEDIDLAEVILDLQLQEVAYQSALAVTARVLQPTLMDFLR; translated from the coding sequence ATGATCACGCGCACCACGACGAGCCTGATGATGCAGTCCGCACAGCGGAACCTGAAGTCGAACATGCAGGAGCTCGCGCGACTGCAGGAGCAGGCAACCAGCCAGAAGGCCATCACCCGCCCCTCCGACGACCCGACCGCGACCGCCGATTCGCTGCGCATCCGCGCGGAGCAGCGTGCCTCGGAGCAGTACGGCCGAAACATCGACGACGGGCTGGGTTGGCTGACGGTGATCGACTCGACGCTGGCCACCACGACCGGGCTGATGAACCGCGTGCGCGACCTCACTGTGCAGGGCGCAAACGATGGCTCGATGTCACCGACGGCGAAGCAGGCCATCGTCACCGAGCTCACCCAGCTCAGGGATGAACTGCTCACGCAAGCGAACACCCAGTACCTCGGGCGCACCGTCTTCGCGGGCAACTCCGACACGGGAGCGGCGTTCGATTCGACGCCCCCGTACGGCTATACGGTGGCCGGCGGCGGAACCGTCGACCGTCGAATCGGCGCCGGCTCGACGATCCGCGTCGACGCCGACGGTGTGGCAGCGTTCGCCAGCGGTCCTGCGAATCCGGCGGGCAACACCACCGTCTTCGCGCTGATCGACGACATCGTCGCGGACCTGAACGGCGGCGTGAACATTGGCACGCGCATCGGCGCCGTCGACCAGCACATGATCGCCATCCGTGAGCAACAGGCCATCGTCGGCACCCGCCACGCCCAGATTCTGCGAGCCGAGGAGGCGCACATGGAGAACACGGTTTCCCTTGAGGGCCAGCGCGCCGCCGTCGAAGACATCGACCTGGCCGAAGTGATCCTCGACCTGCAACTGCAGGAGGTCGCCTACCAGTCCGCCCTTGCGGTCACCGCCCGGGTGCTGCAGCCGACCCTGATGGACTTCCTCCGATGA
- a CDS encoding flagellar motor switch protein FliM, protein MTVQEHVRTNAPTRKNVDVYDFRRPTTLAREHSRVLELAFETFARQWGTQLTAKVRVVSHVTSEQVSMATYDEYAASLPPTTAMVLCEFEGNAAKAVIQFPTSAALSWVTYMLGGNASHKLDDRKFTQIEQALVRKLMEDALEDLRYSLGRLLVTSISIDTIHYNSQFAQAAATTELMIVARFEIRVGENSTHATLAIPADVLLPQLGEANPTSTTANAKELMRGQLAHTPVELALQLAPVNVKPNVVLRLAVGDLIALPHPTHRPMNIAVDGQPLAQAAVGSNGSRLACVVVGENTSSAPTMTEGTSR, encoded by the coding sequence GTGACGGTCCAGGAACATGTGCGTACGAACGCGCCCACGCGAAAAAACGTGGACGTCTATGACTTCAGGCGTCCGACGACGCTCGCCCGCGAGCACTCGCGGGTGCTGGAGCTAGCCTTCGAGACGTTCGCCCGCCAGTGGGGAACGCAGCTGACCGCGAAGGTTCGAGTGGTCTCGCACGTCACCTCCGAGCAGGTGAGCATGGCCACCTACGACGAGTACGCCGCTTCACTTCCGCCGACCACCGCAATGGTGCTCTGCGAGTTCGAGGGGAACGCCGCGAAGGCGGTCATCCAGTTCCCGACATCCGCTGCCCTGTCCTGGGTGACCTATATGCTCGGCGGCAACGCCTCGCACAAGCTCGACGACCGCAAATTCACCCAGATCGAGCAGGCGCTCGTGCGCAAGCTGATGGAAGACGCGCTCGAAGACCTGCGCTACTCGCTCGGCCGCCTGCTGGTGACCTCGATCTCGATCGACACGATCCACTACAACTCCCAGTTCGCGCAGGCCGCCGCCACCACGGAACTGATGATCGTCGCGCGCTTCGAGATCCGGGTCGGTGAGAACAGCACGCACGCCACCCTGGCGATTCCGGCGGATGTGCTGCTGCCGCAACTCGGCGAAGCCAACCCGACCAGCACCACCGCGAACGCCAAGGAGCTGATGCGCGGCCAGCTCGCGCACACTCCGGTCGAGCTCGCGCTGCAGTTGGCACCGGTGAACGTCAAGCCGAATGTCGTGCTGCGCCTGGCCGTCGGCGACCTGATCGCCCTGCCGCATCCGACCCACCGGCCGATGAACATCGCCGTCGACGGACAACCGCTCGCCCAGGCGGCAGTGGGCTCGAACGGCTCGCGCCTGGCCTGCGTCGTCGTGGGCGAGAACACCAGCTCAGCACCGACCATGACCGAGGGGACCTCTCGATGA
- a CDS encoding flagellar assembly protein FliW, which produces MSQSLSFVTPPPGLERFSDFSLDEIAGADGLYALRATEDSDIRLFVIDAAVHLPNYQPVISDEQSASLGLTDPDEAAVLVVANPQAERTTMNLMAPIVVNRSSGRSAQLILENQDWPLQAELAARG; this is translated from the coding sequence ATGAGCCAGAGCTTGAGCTTCGTCACTCCCCCGCCCGGACTGGAGCGCTTCAGCGACTTCAGCCTCGACGAGATCGCCGGCGCCGACGGGCTGTACGCCCTACGCGCGACCGAGGACAGCGACATCCGCCTGTTCGTGATCGATGCCGCCGTGCACCTGCCGAACTACCAGCCCGTCATCTCCGACGAGCAGAGCGCGAGCCTGGGTCTCACCGACCCTGACGAGGCCGCCGTGCTTGTGGTGGCGAATCCGCAGGCCGAGCGCACCACCATGAACCTGATGGCGCCGATCGTGGTGAACCGCAGCAGCGGACGCAGTGCCCAGCTGATCCTCGAGAACCAGGACTGGCCGCTCCAAGCGGAACTCGCCGCCCGCGGCTGA